The DNA segment CAGAAGTTTCTATTAAAACAACTAAAATGGTAAAATATATAATCAAAGAAAAACGAAATGAATCAAAGCCTGTTAGATGTCTTAGTTCACCTTTGGTTATTACAAGTTCTTGCAAATCGGATTCCATACTCATAATTTCTATCTAATAATTAAACCTTATAGTATTAAATAGCTATAATCGTATATTAAGGATTACCATAAGGATAATATTGATAATAAAACTTAATTGATAATAAAACTTAATTGATAATAAAACTTAATTGATAATAAAACTTAATTAAGAACACCCCTATCGAGATACGGGTTTAAAATTCTTGGCAAAATTAATCCATTTCTGCTCTTTTCCACCATTTAGATTAAGAGTAGGAATAGGAAGATTTTCAGTTCTAGGAGGACCATAGTCTCCGCCTCCTTGATCAAAAGTTATTTTTGTATTTTGAGGTGTACCTAAGCCATAGGCACTAACAATATCCCTCGCTAAGTCACAGGTAATATAGAAAGTTCCCATATTGATATTACCGTTACCGGCATAATAATACCATTCTCTAGCCGCATTAGGAAACTGAAGACAATCTTGATAAGTAACTTCAAACATTTTGGCAATGTGAGCATCATAGATTCTTAACTTACCACCATAAGCAGAGCGTGTTGTTTGAGTATCGGGTACCGTCAATTCATAGATACCTTCGTAAGTGAAAATATTCATTGGTAATGACTTTCGGGCATTTTGTGCCTGTACACCGATAGATGTTAGTAACGCTGTTAAAAGTGTTAGGAGTAAAGACAATTTGAAAGTTTTTTGTGGTGTCATCATAACTATTGTTCTTATCCAAATAATGGTCATCATTTTATATTACGACATACTTTATACTGCTAATACTCCTAAAGTTACAAAAGTATAAATTAATCCAGCCTATTGACTTTATGTAATTATATCAATGGTATTTTGGTTCATTAATGTAAAAATAAATAGCATTTATTCTAGGTTCTTTTAATAACTAATAAGCTATAAAAGTCGAGTTATTAATAGTAAATGAAAAGAGAATAAGCCTTTGCTAGTCAGCTTTTCTCTTTTCATGACCAAATAATCTATTAATTTACATTATGGCAAAAAATTTTGAGCATAACCAAAATGTCTGGACAAAAATTGAAGTCCATCGCATGGAATTTTTCCTCTTAATTTTTGAAAATATAAGAATGCACCCATCGGTATTCTTGAATAAATGGCGAGGAATAAAAGTGAGTGAATTAGCGGAATTATTGGGGGTTGAGGATAGCAAAATCTATCTCTGGTGTTCCCCTAAAAAGCCTAATATCAGTGAGTATTATTTACTCAAAATTGCTTTACTTGACATATTCTTTGAACATTTTGAGAATATCCCCGATGTAATTTGGAAAAGACTTATGAGTTAACGAAATATCCTATGGCTAACTTTGCCGATAAATTGTGCATTTGGACATAGTGAAGACTCAAGTAGGGGTTGAATATTCTTCAACCCTTGCTCTCAATTATTACAGCGAAAGTAGAATCCATACCTCAAAAGGTGAAAAAAAGCAAGGTTGTCACGTCATATTTTTCAACTAAAAACCAAGTGAGAATCTAAATGTTATTTTCATTTGGTATATTGCTTATGAAATTAAAAATAGGACAAAGATTAAAAGTACCCTATCAAGATAAAGTCTTGTCTGTGGAAGTTATCTCTCCTCATCAATTTGGTTATAACAAACCATCGATAGGAGTTAATTTCAGTATGCAGGAGAAATATACGGGGTTGTCTTCAACTACTTTAACACAATGGTCTAAGGGTGCGAAAAAACGAGAACCCGATTTATTTATCGATGATGTTACAATGCCCAAAATTGAGCATCTAAGATTGCCTAAATCCAAGAATTTGTATCCTGTTTACTCTACTCCAATCTATAGCAATGATCCTCACTCTGATGAACCCTACAGGGTTGAAAAGGTCATTGAAATTAGTGATTTCATTGATCTATGTTTTACCGCAATCTGTGAGGAAGAAATTAACCGTAGTACAAAACGTGAAATTAAGAAATTCTTACAATGGTTCACAGTTACTGGTTTTTACGCCCAAGTATTCGTCTATATTAAAGGTAGTTTCAATAAAGCGGATAACGAACAGTTACAACAATGGTTAGCATCTCGTCTCGCTAACAAAGAAAACCGCAAATCTTACGCTAGTCTTATTGTCGAGCTTCGAGAAAATCCCGCTTTTTATAGTAATTTGACCTACCTTAACTTGTTTGGTAAACTAGCCAGTCAGATGAGGAAAGAGTGGAAGACTGTGGCGGGAGAAGAGGCGATCGCCCGCAATCATATCCCTGAAGCGATCGCTCTCGAAGCTATTGGCTTTGTAGAAAGAACAGTAGTTGACTTATATACAGGTGATTTACGAGAAGCTCATATTGGCGTAGAGCCGAGATACGTGCGAAATCGGACACCAATATCAAGAAACCATGACATTTATAGTTGAAACGCTTATTCCCGTTAGGTTTCCAAAAATCTATTTTAACAAAACTAAATACTACATAACTGATTTAATCAACAGAATACTTCAATAAGAACGTTTAGATAACTAAATAAACTATAGACGGAAAAAACATTGCCGAGTTAATCATATTTTCGGCAAAGTACAATAGAAAGTAGTATAATTTTTAAAGGGTTAGAGAGATGTTAAATTTAACCACTCCACTTCTGTTTTCAGCAAAGTATCATTTTTCACCACCTCCAGTGAAGAAAAAATCAGACGGTGAAAGGGAATATTTACGTCTTGATGAAATTAACGCCATGATCAAAGTAGCACGAAAAGTAGGAAGGCATGGAGTCAGAGATTCAACGATTATTCTTGAGATGTTTCGTCATGGACTAAGGACAGCCGAATTGGTAGCATTAAGATGGGATTATATAGATTCAAAAGGAGGGCATATTGACATACATCGAGTAAAACATGGACATGATACGATACATCCATTACGTTCTCCAGAACTAAGAGCTTTACATGAACTTAAACGCAAGTATCCAGAAAGCAGTTATGTCTTTGTTTCTGAGCGTCACGCACCCTTAACTACCCGTACTATTCGTCATATTATTGCGAGGGCTGGGAAATTAGCATCTATCCCCTTTCCAGTACATCCACACCAATTACGTCATGCTTGTGGTTATTATTTGGCATCTCAAGGACATGATACCAGAGCAATTCAGGCTTATCTAGGGCATAAAAATATTCATTACACCGTTCGTTATACAGATATATCTCCCCAGAGATTTGAATCTTTTTGGCAAGATTAGTGACAAGTCATGTTTATAATATTGGAGTTTTGCAATTAATAATTAAACAAAAAAAAGTGACCTCAATTGAAAGAACTGCTTATCCTCGCTTCAAACGTTATTATACTCCAAATGAGCTAAAAAATATTTATACGCCAACCACAGAAGATAAACTTTTCGCTACTGAATATACAAGAAATGATAATAATTATTTGAATTTATTAGTTGCACTAAAAAGTTTTCAAAGATTAGGATATTTCCCCAAACTTGAACAGATTCCCTTATCAATAATAAATCATATAAAAAAAATATTGTGTTTATCTGAAGAACTAACAATTGGTTATATAAATCCGAGAACTTATCATCGCCATCAACATTTAATTAGAGAGAAAATAAAAGTCAAAAAATTTGACAACAAAGCCCAAGAATATTTAGAAATAAAGGTAAAAGAAAAGGCTTATTTAATGGGAAATCCTGCGGACTTAATTAATGTAGCCATTGAAGAATTAGTCAAAGAAAGATATGAATTACCCTCTTTTTCCTTCTTAGAGCGACAAATAGCCCGAATCCGAACATTAGTTCATGCTCTAATTTATGAACAAGTGAATAATCAATTATCTCCTGAATATAGAGAAACCTTAAACAGTTTACTACTAATTCACCCAGTCGAACAAAGAAGTCCTTATAATCAGCTAAAAAAAGTCACCAAAAAAGCCACAAGAAATCATCTAAATGATTTATTATTACATCAAAAATGGTTAAATACTTTTGGTAATGTAGAACAGTTTTTATCAGAAATAAACAAATCATTAATTAGTTATTTTGCCAGTGTAGCAAATTCTTTAGATGCTTCAGAATTAAAAGATATTAATGAACTAAAAAGATTGACACTTTTAATATGTTTAATTCATCGAAAACAAGAAAAAACTTGGGATGATTTGGGAGAAATGTTCTTAAAAAGAA comes from the Geminocystis sp. NIES-3708 genome and includes:
- a CDS encoding tyrosine-type recombinase/integrase, giving the protein MLNLTTPLLFSAKYHFSPPPVKKKSDGEREYLRLDEINAMIKVARKVGRHGVRDSTIILEMFRHGLRTAELVALRWDYIDSKGGHIDIHRVKHGHDTIHPLRSPELRALHELKRKYPESSYVFVSERHAPLTTRTIRHIIARAGKLASIPFPVHPHQLRHACGYYLASQGHDTRAIQAYLGHKNIHYTVRYTDISPQRFESFWQD